One Nostoc sp. CENA543 genomic window, TCCTTTTATCTTTATATATAAATTAAACCTTGGATTCATAAAACCCAAGGTTTAATTGTTTGCCCTCTCACTTACTAAAAGTAAGTGTAGGTCTTTTACCCCGGATATTTGGTATAACGTACTAATTGCTGTCAATGTACGTAAATTAATAACTCCTCACACACCTCACACGCTATTGATCTGACCACGAAAACAAGTACACAACTCTCTTCCTGATGATGATGGATTTAAACCATTCATCTGCTTTAAAGTTAGCTGTTTACTGTTTAGTATTTATCGTCCTGGAGATTGAAAGATACATCAGCAATGACTAATCTTTAGATAGAGACTCAATTTATTTTTATAATTAAAACTCATAGAAATTCCCATAAGCAACCAATGACAATTAAAACCCTGGGATTAGCATCAAATCTATATGATTACCTCCTATCTGTTTCCTTACGGGAAGCCGAAATACTAACCAAATTACGCCAAGAAACAGCCCAACATCCAATGGGGAGAATGCAAATTGCACCAGAACAAGGACAATTTATCGCTTTATTAGTGCAATTATTAGGAGCAAAGAAAACCTTAGAAATAGGAGTATTTACAGGTTATAGTTCCCTAGTAGTGGCGTTAGCGTTACCACCTGAAGGGCAGATAGTAGCTTGTGATACTAGTGAAGAGTTTACAGCGATCGCCCGACGTTATTGGCAACAAGCAGGAGTAGACCATAAAATTAACCTGCACATCGCCCCAGCCCTAGAAACTTTAGATAATTTACTAGCAGCAGGTCAAGCAGAGACATTTGACTTTGCCTTTATAGATGCAGACAAAAGCAACTATGAAAACTATTATGAGCGATCGCTGCAACTAGTCCGCCCTGGGGGACTAATAGCCATTGATAATGTTCTGTGGTCAGGAAGAGTTGCAGACCCCCAAATCCAAGACAACCGCACCAAAAAAATCCGCGCCTTCAATGAAAAACTACTACAAGACCAGCGAGTTAATATCTGTCTTATCCCCATAGGCGACGGCTTGACTCTAGCCTTAAAGCAGGGGAAGTAGCCGAAGCATGGGAAGCAGAGAAAGCAGAGGAAGAAAAACTAATGACTAATGACTAATGACTATTGACTATTGACTATTGACTATTGACTATTGAC contains:
- a CDS encoding class I SAM-dependent methyltransferase, which codes for MTIKTLGLASNLYDYLLSVSLREAEILTKLRQETAQHPMGRMQIAPEQGQFIALLVQLLGAKKTLEIGVFTGYSSLVVALALPPEGQIVACDTSEEFTAIARRYWQQAGVDHKINLHIAPALETLDNLLAAGQAETFDFAFIDADKSNYENYYERSLQLVRPGGLIAIDNVLWSGRVADPQIQDNRTKKIRAFNEKLLQDQRVNICLIPIGDGLTLALKQGK